A window of the Lolium perenne isolate Kyuss_39 chromosome 7, Kyuss_2.0, whole genome shotgun sequence genome harbors these coding sequences:
- the LOC127312349 gene encoding UDP-glycosyltransferase 73C4-like, with translation MAATETEKPIIRTSAPPPPHFVLVPLFGQGHTIPMGDLACLLAERGVRVSVVTTPVNAARLQGVADRARRAMLPLEIVELPFPPADDGLPPGSASGDNVIRLFLALYRLAGPLEAYLRALPWRPSCIISDSCNPWTAGVARSVGVPRLFFNGPSCFYSLCRHNVATHGLLHDGGDTAYVVPGMPLRVEMTKETWSAAFLNCMPKWEAFLEDVREGMRTADGAVVNTFLGLEEQFVACYEAGLGKPVWALGPFFLNNRDEQALATRVDKDKPSAVDQSAVTAWLDTMEQSAVIYVCFGSLPRMLLPKQLYEVGHGLVGSGKPFLWVVKESETASPEAQEWLQAFEARTAGKGLVMRGWVSQLAILSHRAIGGFVTHCGWNSLLESVALGVPVVTWPHFGDQFLNELLAVEVLGVGVPVRDAAVTVAPVLRGHIARAVSELMGGGTVAQERRRKCKEYGERAHRAIAKGGSSHQNLTQLLQSFMPSGSKEFLDT, from the coding sequence ATGGCGGCCACGGAGACGGAGAAACCCATTATTCGTACGtcagcgccgccgccaccacactTTGTTCTCGTCCCGCTCTTCGGGCAGGGCCACACCATCCCGATGGGCGACCTTGCCTGCCTCCTTGCGGAACGCGGTGTGCGAGTGAGCGTCGTCACCACGCCCGTCAACGCCGCGCGGCTGCAGGGAGTCGCTGACAGGGCGCGGCGCGCCATGCTGCCCCTAGAAATAGTCGAGCTCCCGTTCCCGCCGGCCGACGACGGGCTGCCCCCGGGCAGCGCGAGCGGCGACAATGTCATCAGGTTGTTCCTGGCGCTCTATAGGCTCGCGGGGCCACTCGAGGCCTACCTACGCGCGCTGCCGTGGCGCCCCAGCTGCATCATCTCCGACTCCTGCAACCCGTGGACGGCCGGCGTCGCCAGGAGCGTCGGCGTCCCGAGGCTCTTCTTCAACGGCCCTTCCTGCTTCTACTCGCTCTGCCGCCACAACGTCGCCACGCACGGGCTTCTTCACGACGGCGGCGACACCGCGTACGTCGTGCCAGGCATGCCCCTGCGCGTGGAGATGACCAAGGAAACTTGGTCCGCCGCCTTCCTTAATTGTATGCCCAAGTGGGAAGCGTTCCTCGAGGACGTGAGGGAGGGCATGCGcacagccgacggcgccgtggtgaACACCTTCCTGGGCCTCGAGGAGCAGTTCGTCGCGTGCTATGAGGCAGGGCTGGGCAAGCCGGTGTGGGCGCTCGGGCCGTTCTTCCTCAACAACCGGGACGAGCAGGCCTTGGCGACGCGCGTGGACAAAGACAAACCCAGCGCCGTCGAccagagcgcggtcaccgcgtggCTTGACACGATGGAGCAGAGCGCGGTCATCTATGTCTGTTTCGGCAGCCTCCCGCGGATGCTTCTTCCCAAGCAGCTGTACGAGGTCGGGCACGGCCTCGTGGGCTCTGGGAAGCCGTTCCTTTGGGTCGTGAAGGAGTCCGAGACGGCGTCGCCGGAAGCGCAAGAGTGGCTGCAAGCCTTCGAGGCACGCACGGCAGGGAAAGGGCTCGTAATGCGTGGCTGGGTGTCTCAGCTCGCCATCCTGTCGCACCGCGCCATTGGTGGCTTCGTGACCCACTGCGGCTGGAACTCGCTGCTGGAGTCCGTCGCGCTTGGCGTGCCTGTCGTGACGTGGCCGCACTTCGGCGACCAGTTCCTCAACGAGCTGCTGGCTGTGGAAGTACTTGGGGTCGGTGTGCCCGTCCGCGACGCGGCTGTGACCGTGGCGCCTGTATTGCGAGGACACATTGCGCGAGCGGTGTCGGAGCTGATGGGCGGTGGGACGGTGGCACAGGAGAGGAGGAGAAAGTGCAAGGAGTATGGGGAGAGAGCTCACAGAGCCATAGCGAAAGGAGGTTCGTCGCATCAAAACCTCACACAGCTTTTACAGAGCTTCATGCCGAGTGGCAGCAAGGAATTCTTAGACACTTAA